The Sulfolobales archaeon nucleotide sequence AGATGCTGCCTTTGCAACCCTGGATTCTCCCTCTTAGCCCTTATATTGACGATCCTCACAGGCTTGCCAAGCACAGATGCAAGGGCTAGCGTGTATCTAAGTATCTGGCCCCCGCCCTCGCCGAAGCTCCCATCTATAACTATCAACTCAATCACCCCCTAGAAGGCTTCTAATCCTGGAGACCCCATCTATCGAATCTATTATCTCTGCAACAACAGGGGGTACTAGCTCTCTCCACTTCTCATCACCGCTCATCATCATCTTCCTTATCCTTGTAGAGCTATATATCTCTCTACCAAAGGCTGGTGGTATAAGCACCTCAAAGCCCGCCTCTTTGAATAGCCTTATCACAAGAGGATTCCTCGAGATAGACGCCTCAAATGGGGGTGTGAAGAGTTTTAGATAGTGTGGCCATACGGAGTTCATGAGTATATCTGGAACAGGTATTATATATATCCTGCCAAGATCTATTTTCCCCCATTTCAGCGCCTCCCTAATCATATATATTCTCTCGCCAGCTGTGAAGGGGTTTACAACCGTGTGGCTCTCCTGCGCCGTTCCTATCACTATTATCAGCTCCTCAACCCTTTCAAGAGCCCATCTAACAACCTCTAGATGCCCCATGTGGAATGGCTGGAACCTCCCTGGGAAGACGGCTCTTCTATATCTAGCCTTGTCACCCACTACTCGATCACCTCTATTGAGACCTCATCCCCCCTCTTAAGGCCTGTGGATCTCGATAGAGAGCCCATGTAGATCCCTATCTCTATATATCCAAGGCTCCCTCTATATACCACCATCTCGCCAGGCCTTACGAGGCTGAAGCTCTCTTTATAGACAGCTCTATAGCTCTCCCCATGCCTAGCCCTTATAATAACCCTAGCCCCTATATTTATCCCAGCCCCTACTTCGAATT carries:
- a CDS encoding nicotinamide-nucleotide adenylyltransferase, with product MGDKARYRRAVFPGRFQPFHMGHLEVVRWALERVEELIIVIGTAQESHTVVNPFTAGERIYMIREALKWGKIDLGRIYIIPVPDILMNSVWPHYLKLFTPPFEASISRNPLVIRLFKEAGFEVLIPPAFGREIYSSTRIRKMMMSGDEKWRELVPPVVAEIIDSIDGVSRIRSLLGGD